Proteins from a genomic interval of Candidatus Gracilibacteria bacterium:
- a CDS encoding FAD-dependent oxidoreductase, whose protein sequence is MAPTVAPETHRNPTLKELKGALSPCYDCANEKGGCTASCPSGLPIADMIRLLLKNGVLGKYAAASLAMNANPIGTGCAEACGDHCDAEKGCRQRLLTLPLQELHAEVAQFFAQNLARFPLEKVKLTDKRVAIVGDGPAALSAALFLAASGVEVTIVSNTPTTPGGLLKNIPRVSAESLEAIQSLLSHFSDRITITHERPDLNGETPYNGVILATGLEYKIPLQPLQEGRKDRCSHAGDHAVQFIREHQVDQNTPLQGQIVAIVGGGKTAVDAALLAQRLGATVTVYYRRDFGSMEGREEILKTGIEIQPLLRPTQSFETGDKKIHLSFEKMKVAMPNTRLAPEEKREVVKDEKGLDPGICADMVLWATPGKNPDLSDLRTWAGEKPVIDAGDIADGDHPRTVAGAVGSAQRAVKELAGQLNIELQPIIRPPRVNTSVEFAGKTLTTPFIVAAVPTSDAANLTACRAALSQNGCSGMVIKTVSFDDQHIAMPAGYMVDAGDGRMGNADHISRAGITQAIETLTTLKKEFPGKLIGVSIMSPTIEGWGTLAKQLQNAGADFVECSFSCPQGNMTNDPAQKGQMLGQNPEAACRAARAMIEAVGSDFPVSIKIPTSNTAFVALAKALYDAGIRYITCANSVHGIIPTDLEEGEGIFKPGKDNIFASVGFTGEAITAASLASVHTLREALQESCPDLKIMGTGGMMSGKDMINMLAVGADLVQVGTAIIERGVDVFEEAELVLAYYLHVFQTTMGNLMRSAIGKCNFDRMVQSARLGSLEPTHDEETCVGCGNCATTCNEGMHTAMSRTPKGQYTVDPNKCESCGACEQLCPTGAITMEPRT, encoded by the coding sequence ATGGCACCAACTGTAGCCCCAGAAACTCATCGAAATCCAACCCTTAAAGAACTCAAAGGAGCATTGAGCCCTTGTTACGATTGTGCCAACGAAAAAGGAGGTTGCACCGCCAGCTGCCCTTCCGGACTTCCGATTGCTGATATGATCCGACTTTTGTTAAAAAACGGAGTCCTCGGGAAATACGCCGCAGCCTCGCTTGCCATGAATGCAAATCCCATAGGAACAGGCTGTGCCGAAGCTTGTGGGGATCATTGCGATGCCGAAAAAGGATGCCGACAACGATTATTAACACTCCCCCTTCAAGAGTTACATGCCGAGGTTGCTCAATTTTTTGCCCAAAATTTAGCTCGATTTCCTCTGGAAAAAGTAAAGTTAACCGACAAACGTGTTGCCATTGTCGGAGATGGCCCAGCCGCACTTTCCGCTGCTTTATTTTTAGCCGCATCCGGAGTGGAAGTAACCATTGTTTCAAATACTCCCACCACACCAGGAGGATTATTAAAAAACATCCCACGCGTTTCCGCAGAATCACTCGAGGCCATTCAATCCTTATTAAGTCATTTTAGCGATCGAATCACAATTACCCATGAACGTCCTGACTTAAATGGAGAAACCCCTTATAACGGCGTCATTTTAGCTACAGGATTGGAATATAAAATCCCTTTACAACCTTTACAAGAAGGACGTAAAGATCGTTGTTCCCATGCAGGGGATCATGCAGTCCAATTCATTCGAGAACATCAAGTAGATCAAAATACTCCACTCCAAGGCCAAATCGTAGCCATTGTAGGCGGAGGAAAAACCGCAGTCGATGCCGCACTTTTAGCTCAACGATTAGGCGCCACTGTAACTGTTTATTACCGACGCGATTTTGGATCCATGGAGGGAAGAGAAGAAATTTTAAAAACCGGCATTGAAATCCAACCCTTACTAAGACCCACACAATCATTTGAAACTGGGGACAAAAAAATACATTTATCTTTTGAAAAGATGAAAGTAGCAATGCCTAATACACGCTTAGCTCCAGAAGAAAAAAGAGAGGTTGTCAAAGACGAAAAAGGATTGGACCCAGGTATTTGTGCCGACATGGTCCTCTGGGCCACTCCCGGGAAAAACCCCGATCTCTCGGACTTACGAACTTGGGCCGGAGAAAAACCTGTCATTGACGCCGGAGACATCGCGGATGGCGATCATCCCCGCACTGTAGCCGGTGCTGTAGGATCTGCCCAACGAGCCGTCAAGGAATTAGCTGGACAACTTAACATAGAGCTCCAACCCATCATTCGCCCGCCAAGAGTCAATACTTCTGTTGAATTCGCAGGGAAAACACTTACCACGCCATTCATTGTGGCCGCGGTCCCAACCTCGGATGCCGCCAACCTCACGGCCTGTCGCGCCGCCTTAAGCCAAAACGGATGCTCGGGAATGGTGATTAAAACCGTCAGTTTTGATGATCAACACATTGCCATGCCTGCCGGTTATATGGTAGATGCCGGAGACGGAAGAATGGGAAATGCAGATCACATTTCAAGAGCCGGAATCACACAGGCCATTGAAACATTAACAACGCTTAAAAAAGAATTCCCAGGTAAACTCATCGGGGTTTCCATCATGTCTCCCACCATCGAAGGATGGGGAACATTGGCTAAACAATTACAAAACGCAGGTGCCGATTTCGTGGAATGCTCTTTTTCTTGCCCTCAAGGGAACATGACTAACGATCCAGCCCAAAAGGGACAAATGTTAGGACAAAACCCGGAAGCCGCTTGTCGTGCAGCACGAGCCATGATCGAAGCAGTAGGCTCAGACTTCCCGGTTTCCATCAAAATCCCAACATCCAATACCGCTTTTGTAGCCTTAGCAAAAGCCTTGTACGACGCAGGAATCCGTTACATCACGTGCGCCAATTCCGTGCACGGGATCATCCCCACAGACCTTGAAGAAGGAGAAGGGATTTTCAAACCAGGGAAAGATAACATTTTTGCAAGTGTTGGTTTCACAGGAGAAGCAATCACTGCCGCTTCCCTCGCCAGTGTTCATACTCTAAGAGAAGCCCTACAAGAAAGTTGCCCTGATCTAAAAATCATGGGAACCGGGGGCATGATGAGTGGTAAAGATATGATCAACATGCTGGCAGTAGGCGCAGACTTAGTCCAAGTCGGAACCGCTATTATAGAAAGAGGCGTTGATGTTTTTGAAGAAGCGGAATTGGTGCTTGCTTATTATCTCCATGTTTTTCAAACAACAATGGGAAATTTGATGAGATCTGCCATTGGAAAATGTAACTTTGATAGGATGGTTCAAAGCGCCCGTCTCGGAAGTTTAGAACCCACTCATGATGAAGAAACTTGTGTAGGTTGCGGCAATTGCGCCACAACGTGCAACGAAGGAATGCATACCGCCATGTCAAGAACACCTAAGGGACAATACACTGTAGACCCCAATAAATGTGAAAGTTGCGGAGCCTGCGAGCAACTTTGCCCTACCGGCGCCATCACCATGGAACCTCGCACATAA
- the uvrC gene encoding excinuclease ABC subunit UvrC yields the protein MKTPHPFKSILAHLPHAPGVYQYKDAKGNLLYVGKAIDLHHRVSSYFQASRPHSTRLQKLVENTADIQYTVAGSELEALILETNLIKSYRPRYNVLMRDDKSYVYIKVTVNEPFPRVLVVRKLERDGAKYFGPKTSFSSVKKTLEVLRKLFPYRHCDYLMDLRGSVERTQKWDDKAREFHRKRCLKPCVLEAMPEEYKKVVDQILAFFEGKIDVLLTALRDEMQKAAMAREFERAAFYRDRLQSVTDLMSTQRVSAPDHASRDLIGLAIQGGAAYVTLFMFRDGKLLNQENFTLNAVDFSSGAEREEVEVLTSFLYQYYEKATDFPDEILIPETLDEKILFEEWLYSFTNKKIPLITPQRGENKALLDLARDNAKSFARQSEVKWQAGSGIDMEAALNGLKTVLNLPRIPKRIECYDISHLSGTDTVGSMAVFEGGFPKKSDYRHFKLRTVQGEIDDYAALAEVLGRRLAYLKKKPDDMRKPRKKELPWIQKTLKKADLDPAHLDVHKMLVIERKKKIVGMARLKPLEKDVSELGSLWVDPKFRGQGLGSELVRALLAKQKKGKVYILCAAKMLDWYGGLGFHLLDEVPPLLKEKHDFCACYYKGKPIVMVYRFTQGKEDASFKKKPDLLLIDGGKGQLSAVVEVLQKMNVNVAVASLAKQEEEIFVPHQNESLKLSQHSGELRLLQQLRDEAHRFALKYQHNLREKRMLS from the coding sequence GTGAAAACTCCCCACCCTTTCAAATCCATCCTCGCTCATTTGCCGCATGCGCCCGGCGTGTATCAGTATAAAGATGCGAAAGGCAATTTGTTGTACGTGGGCAAAGCCATTGATTTGCATCATCGCGTGAGTTCGTATTTTCAGGCGTCGCGTCCGCATTCTACGCGACTGCAAAAATTGGTGGAAAATACCGCGGATATTCAATACACGGTTGCGGGATCTGAGCTTGAGGCGCTGATTCTTGAAACCAATCTTATTAAGTCGTATCGGCCGCGTTACAACGTGTTGATGCGCGATGATAAAAGTTATGTGTACATCAAGGTTACGGTGAATGAGCCGTTTCCGCGGGTTTTGGTGGTGCGAAAACTTGAACGGGACGGGGCGAAATATTTTGGCCCGAAAACGTCTTTTTCATCGGTGAAGAAAACGCTCGAGGTGTTGCGAAAATTATTTCCGTATCGGCATTGTGATTATTTGATGGACTTGCGCGGGTCTGTGGAACGAACGCAAAAATGGGATGATAAAGCGCGTGAATTTCATCGGAAAAGATGTCTTAAGCCGTGTGTTTTAGAGGCCATGCCCGAGGAATATAAAAAAGTCGTTGATCAGATTTTGGCTTTTTTTGAGGGGAAAATTGATGTTTTGCTCACAGCCTTGCGGGATGAAATGCAAAAAGCGGCCATGGCTCGAGAGTTTGAGAGAGCTGCGTTTTATCGGGATCGATTGCAGTCTGTGACTGATCTCATGTCCACGCAACGCGTGAGTGCGCCGGACCATGCGAGTCGCGATTTGATTGGGCTCGCGATTCAGGGTGGGGCTGCGTATGTGACGTTGTTCATGTTCCGGGATGGCAAGTTGTTGAATCAAGAAAATTTCACGTTGAATGCTGTTGATTTTTCGTCCGGAGCGGAACGCGAGGAGGTTGAGGTTTTGACGTCGTTTTTGTATCAATATTATGAAAAAGCCACGGATTTTCCGGATGAAATTTTGATTCCCGAAACCCTCGATGAAAAAATATTGTTTGAGGAGTGGTTGTATTCTTTTACGAATAAAAAAATACCGTTGATTACGCCTCAGCGTGGAGAAAATAAGGCGCTGTTGGATTTGGCGCGAGACAATGCCAAGAGTTTTGCCCGGCAGTCTGAGGTTAAATGGCAAGCCGGATCCGGCATTGATATGGAGGCGGCGTTGAATGGTTTGAAAACGGTTTTGAATCTTCCACGAATTCCCAAGCGTATTGAATGTTACGACATTTCGCATTTGAGTGGCACGGACACGGTCGGAAGTATGGCGGTTTTTGAGGGTGGATTTCCAAAAAAGAGCGATTATCGACATTTTAAATTGCGCACCGTTCAAGGTGAAATCGATGATTATGCGGCTTTGGCCGAGGTGTTGGGACGGCGGTTGGCGTATTTAAAAAAGAAGCCGGACGACATGCGAAAACCGCGCAAAAAAGAGTTGCCGTGGATTCAAAAAACATTGAAAAAAGCGGATCTCGATCCTGCGCATTTGGATGTGCATAAAATGCTGGTGATTGAACGGAAAAAGAAAATCGTGGGCATGGCGCGGTTGAAACCGCTCGAAAAGGACGTGAGTGAATTGGGGTCGCTTTGGGTGGATCCCAAATTCCGTGGGCAGGGATTGGGCTCGGAGTTGGTGCGCGCGTTGTTGGCTAAGCAGAAAAAAGGGAAAGTTTACATTTTGTGCGCGGCAAAAATGTTGGATTGGTATGGAGGGCTTGGGTTTCATTTACTGGATGAAGTTCCGCCGTTGTTGAAGGAAAAACATGATTTTTGCGCTTGTTATTACAAGGGAAAGCCGATCGTGATGGTGTATCGATTCACTCAAGGAAAGGAAGATGCGTCCTTTAAGAAAAAACCGGATTTATTGTTGATCGATGGGGGAAAGGGGCAGCTTTCCGCAGTGGTGGAGGTTTTGCAAAAGATGAACGTGAATGTGGCAGTGGCATCGTTGGCCAAACAAGAGGAAGAAATTTTTGTGCCCCATCAAAATGAGTCGTTGAAATTGTCGCAGCATTCCGGGGAGTTGCGTTTATTGCAACAACTGCGCGATGAAGCGCACCGCTTTGCGCTCAAATATCAGCACAATTTGAGGGAAAAGAGGATGTTGAGTTAG
- a CDS encoding helix-turn-helix domain-containing protein, with protein sequence MITNDLEKLGFSTEEVGAYIALLELGGGFVSTVARKAGAHRVTTYNTLENLSRKGFVRHTKKKGIRFYYAVSPQIILNQMEDGYKTAKAIVPELLNLQNRYFFKPKIQFFEGRKEVKAIFEDLLRSETEVLGYTNYQLSSQLFSDYLKWYAESAVKTGIKHRLLCPNDKFNIEYVKKNMHKRLKAGLLEIFAVNSARFPFKNAQYIYEDKVATISFDKDEMMGVIIESQSNAETNRSIFNLAWLGATSFVAK encoded by the coding sequence ATGATCACCAATGATTTGGAAAAACTCGGGTTTTCAACCGAAGAGGTGGGAGCTTACATCGCGTTGTTGGAATTGGGTGGAGGGTTTGTGAGTACGGTGGCGCGAAAAGCGGGTGCACATCGAGTTACCACGTACAACACCTTGGAAAATCTCAGTCGAAAAGGATTTGTGCGTCACACCAAAAAGAAGGGCATTCGATTTTATTATGCCGTGAGTCCTCAGATTATTTTGAACCAGATGGAAGACGGTTATAAAACCGCTAAAGCGATTGTTCCGGAGCTTTTAAATTTGCAAAATCGTTATTTTTTTAAGCCTAAAATTCAGTTTTTTGAAGGGCGTAAAGAAGTGAAGGCGATTTTTGAGGATTTGTTGCGAAGTGAAACCGAGGTGCTTGGGTATACGAATTATCAACTGTCCTCTCAATTGTTTTCGGATTATTTGAAATGGTATGCGGAGTCGGCGGTGAAAACGGGGATTAAACATCGTCTTTTGTGTCCGAATGATAAATTCAATATTGAATATGTGAAAAAAAATATGCATAAACGATTGAAGGCCGGGCTTTTAGAGATTTTTGCCGTGAATTCGGCTCGTTTCCCTTTTAAAAATGCGCAATATATTTACGAGGATAAAGTCGCCACGATTTCTTTTGATAAGGATGAAATGATGGGGGTGATCATTGAAAGTCAGAGTAATGCGGAGACCAATCGGTCGATTTTTAATTTGGCGTGGTTGGGGGCCACGAGTTTTGTGGCGAAGTAA
- the der gene encoding ribosome biogenesis GTPase Der, with amino-acid sequence MLPVVAIVGRPNVGKSSLFNRLAGKRAAIESEVSGTTRDQISRHAKLFRYEVLLVDTGGLEIEAKDDINVEVQRQARMAIEGADVIVFVLDVRDEATALDYHVTDLLRKSGKKCIVVTNKCDHPSQTSTAAFNFYELGLGDPLEASAIHGLGLEELRIRIEEDLDALGFSPEQVKEEPKTEGLRITFVGRPNVGKSSLVNALFGKEKVIVSSVPGTTRDSIDVPFTYEGTSFVLVDTAGLRKPGKIERGIEKFSVIRSFQAIDESDVVGLVLNGDEGLFAQDLHVCEFVLEQHKGLILIVNKMDLFDDEEKTRNWFMSKLKKRMPFLPWAPVVFSSALHRKNIFAILDVAKQVGEERARMLGKLELDAWLDDAIGHHGMAGGKGVHEGKVFSVKQVTTNPPTFIFSTKNPSSIHFSYRRYLENSLREKFGFVGTAIKLIFSEGA; translated from the coding sequence ATGCTACCCGTTGTTGCTATTGTCGGTCGGCCCAATGTGGGCAAATCATCGCTGTTCAATCGTTTGGCTGGCAAACGCGCGGCCATCGAATCCGAAGTTTCCGGAACCACACGAGATCAGATTTCGCGACATGCCAAGTTATTTCGTTATGAAGTGTTGTTGGTGGACACGGGTGGGCTTGAAATTGAGGCTAAAGACGACATCAATGTGGAAGTTCAGCGTCAGGCGCGAATGGCGATTGAGGGCGCGGATGTGATTGTGTTTGTTTTGGATGTGCGCGATGAGGCCACGGCCTTGGATTATCATGTCACGGATTTGCTTCGAAAATCGGGGAAAAAATGCATTGTGGTCACGAATAAATGTGATCATCCATCTCAAACAAGTACGGCGGCTTTTAATTTTTATGAGTTGGGTTTAGGTGACCCGCTTGAGGCTTCCGCGATCCATGGATTGGGGTTGGAGGAGTTGAGAATTCGGATTGAAGAGGATTTGGATGCGTTGGGTTTTTCGCCGGAGCAGGTCAAAGAGGAACCGAAAACGGAGGGGCTTCGTATCACATTTGTGGGACGTCCGAATGTAGGAAAATCGTCGTTGGTGAATGCGTTGTTTGGTAAAGAAAAGGTTATTGTTTCTTCGGTTCCCGGAACTACGCGAGATTCAATTGATGTGCCTTTTACTTATGAAGGAACTTCATTTGTTTTGGTGGACACGGCCGGATTGAGAAAGCCGGGGAAAATTGAACGTGGAATTGAAAAGTTTAGTGTGATTCGCAGTTTTCAGGCCATTGATGAGTCGGATGTGGTGGGGTTGGTTTTGAATGGGGATGAAGGCCTTTTTGCGCAAGATTTGCATGTGTGCGAGTTTGTTTTAGAACAACATAAAGGGCTTATTTTGATTGTGAATAAAATGGATCTTTTCGATGATGAAGAAAAAACGCGAAATTGGTTTATGTCCAAGCTGAAAAAGAGGATGCCGTTTTTACCGTGGGCACCGGTGGTTTTTTCATCGGCTTTGCATCGCAAAAATATTTTTGCGATTTTGGATGTGGCTAAGCAAGTGGGAGAGGAACGGGCGCGTATGTTGGGGAAATTGGAACTGGATGCATGGCTTGATGACGCGATCGGGCATCATGGCATGGCCGGAGGCAAAGGGGTGCACGAAGGTAAGGTGTTTTCCGTAAAACAAGTGACAACCAATCCGCCGACTTTTATATTTTCCACAAAAAACCCGAGTTCGATCCATTTTTCCTATCGTCGTTATTTGGAAAATAGCTTGCGTGAAAAATTCGGGTTTGTGGGGACCGCGATAAAGCTGATTTTTAGCGAAGGGGCGTAA
- a CDS encoding YggS family pyridoxal phosphate-dependent enzyme, whose protein sequence is MFSFHNVTRNAQKIRKKIGPSVKLVVVTKNRLLEEIQAALSSGENIVGENRIQEATQKFPFLPKTVEKHFIGHLQTNKVKQAIQLFDMIESVDSLKLAHALNKEALNQNRTLPILLQVNISTDPQKYGFKKDAVRDALTEISQNCPSLKVKGLMTIILFEDEIEKTRPYFKMMRELFEELRKNPIQNVEMNELSMGMSHDYPIAIEEGATMVRIGSAIFK, encoded by the coding sequence ATGTTCTCCTTTCACAATGTCACCCGTAACGCCCAAAAAATTCGGAAAAAAATCGGGCCCTCCGTGAAACTCGTGGTGGTGACTAAAAATCGATTGCTCGAGGAAATTCAAGCCGCCCTCTCCTCCGGAGAAAACATCGTGGGCGAAAATCGCATTCAGGAAGCCACTCAAAAATTCCCTTTTTTACCCAAAACCGTTGAGAAACATTTCATCGGCCATTTACAGACGAACAAAGTCAAACAAGCGATTCAACTTTTCGACATGATCGAGTCCGTAGACAGCCTAAAACTGGCGCACGCCTTAAATAAAGAAGCCCTCAACCAAAATCGAACACTCCCCATTTTACTCCAAGTCAATATCTCCACTGACCCCCAAAAATACGGTTTTAAAAAAGACGCCGTCCGCGACGCACTGACTGAAATCAGCCAAAATTGTCCCTCATTAAAAGTAAAAGGATTAATGACGATTATTTTATTTGAAGACGAAATCGAAAAAACACGACCTTACTTTAAAATGATGCGTGAATTATTTGAAGAATTGAGAAAAAATCCAATTCAAAACGTTGAAATGAATGAACTCTCGATGGGCATGAGCCACGACTACCCCATTGCCATCGAAGAAGGCGCTACAATGGTGCGAATCGGAAGTGCTATTTTTAAATAA
- a CDS encoding pilin produces the protein MKHFLTSLLLALVLLPQIVLAQEGTLLPSSGHYTSKNCEDTMDHLTDASFKEAIQSGSYIYLGCAIKTGRISLWMLPYFISYFANFFIGIAATVSLLFVLLGGFWYMTGGLTDDKEKGKKTIFYALLGMVITLLAWIFVNIIQVQVTG, from the coding sequence ATGAAACATTTCCTTACTTCTCTTTTACTCGCACTTGTTTTGCTCCCCCAGATCGTTTTGGCACAAGAAGGAACACTTCTCCCAAGTTCCGGTCATTATACTAGTAAAAATTGTGAAGACACTATGGATCACCTAACCGATGCTTCGTTTAAAGAAGCCATTCAAAGCGGAAGTTATATATATTTAGGATGTGCGATTAAAACAGGTCGAATTAGTCTCTGGATGCTCCCCTATTTTATCTCTTATTTTGCCAACTTTTTCATCGGAATTGCAGCAACGGTAAGCTTATTATTTGTACTCTTGGGTGGCTTTTGGTACATGACCGGCGGTCTCACGGACGACAAAGAAAAAGGGAAAAAAACCATTTTTTACGCTCTCCTTGGCATGGTCATCACCCTCCTAGCTTGGATTTTCGTAAACATCATTCAAGTCCAAGTTACAGGATAA
- a CDS encoding glycosyltransferase family 1 protein — translation MLIGIDVRPLMHGRTSGVENYIRSLLKEIFVQDADNRYVLFYNSFRDRGDFLKGLEDGKRIQVVRTRFPNKLLHILWRVFSWPKIDRLIEKRIGKKIDIFFVPDPRPSPVSSSVRKVITFHDLAFERYPQHFSWRSRLWFNVLNPGREIQTSHRLIAVSEFTKKELIDIYKVSEAKIIVIPEAAPGVLEPEIDEARLVEVKKKYNLPDRFFLTFSTIEPRKNIESVVKAFALFQKKYPLETYRLVLAGRYDPKMFGKVFVEEGHPDLFITGFIDEADKPAVYSLARGLVFVSTYEGFGLPILEAMACGTPVIASSVASMPEVAGEAGILVQPYDIDQIAEAMCRLTMDDFFNEYREKGLAHVKTFSWKKAAKETLKTLMTL, via the coding sequence ATGCTTATCGGTATTGATGTTCGCCCCTTGATGCATGGTCGTACCAGTGGCGTTGAAAACTACATTCGTTCGTTATTGAAAGAGATTTTTGTTCAAGATGCGGACAATCGCTATGTGCTTTTTTATAATTCATTTCGGGATCGCGGAGATTTTTTAAAGGGGTTGGAAGATGGCAAACGTATTCAAGTGGTGCGCACTCGCTTCCCGAATAAATTACTTCATATTTTATGGCGGGTTTTCAGTTGGCCCAAGATTGATCGATTGATTGAAAAACGTATTGGGAAAAAAATAGATATTTTTTTTGTGCCGGACCCACGGCCCTCTCCGGTGTCGTCGTCGGTGCGAAAAGTAATCACGTTTCATGATTTGGCGTTCGAGCGTTATCCTCAACATTTTTCGTGGCGCAGTCGATTGTGGTTTAATGTTTTAAACCCGGGACGTGAAATCCAAACCAGTCATCGTTTAATTGCGGTGTCCGAGTTTACGAAAAAAGAATTGATTGATATTTATAAAGTTTCCGAGGCTAAAATCATCGTGATCCCCGAAGCGGCCCCGGGTGTATTGGAACCAGAAATTGACGAGGCCCGCCTGGTTGAAGTGAAAAAGAAATACAATCTTCCGGATCGATTCTTTTTGACCTTTTCAACCATTGAACCGCGTAAAAATATTGAAAGCGTGGTTAAGGCGTTTGCGTTGTTCCAAAAAAAATACCCGCTGGAAACGTATCGATTGGTGTTGGCCGGGCGTTATGACCCCAAGATGTTTGGGAAAGTGTTTGTGGAAGAAGGACATCCGGATCTTTTTATCACCGGATTTATTGATGAAGCGGACAAACCCGCGGTGTACAGTTTGGCACGCGGGTTGGTTTTTGTGTCCACGTATGAAGGGTTTGGGTTGCCGATTTTAGAGGCTATGGCGTGCGGAACTCCGGTGATTGCGTCGTCGGTGGCGTCCATGCCCGAGGTGGCGGGAGAGGCTGGGATTTTGGTTCAACCGTATGATATTGATCAAATCGCGGAGGCCATGTGTCGTCTCACCATGGATGACTTTTTTAACGAATATCGTGAAAAAGGATTGGCACATGTCAAAACATTCAGTTGGAAAAAAGCGGCCAAAGAGACGTTGAAGACTTTGATGACATTGTAA